The following are encoded in a window of Castanea sativa cultivar Marrone di Chiusa Pesio chromosome 5, ASM4071231v1 genomic DNA:
- the LOC142634062 gene encoding pathogen-related protein-like yields MATEEATLLKTMGDKYRSFLYDEADDIEWRHGGPPTYDDVNKLFEDGRTKEWPKGSLEEIVQNAVKSWEMELSHKTRLKDFKTINPEKFKLFVNGREGLSGEETLRLGSYNALLKNSLPKEFQYYKAEEESFESSHDVFRSALPRGFAWEVLSVYTGPPEIVFKFRHWGFFEGPFKGHAPTGEVVQFYGLATLKVDESLRVEEVEVYYDPAELFGGLLKGQPAATESSTATHKCPFSK; encoded by the exons ATGGCTACAGAAGAAGCTACACTACTTAAAACCATGGGAGATAAGTACAGGTCTTTCTTGTATGATGAAGCAGACGATATTGAATGGAGACATGGTGGGCCTCCAACATATGATGACGTTAACAAGCTCTTCGAAGATGGCAGGACTAAG GAATGGCCTAAAGGGTCACTAGAAGAAATAGTGCAAAATGCTGTGAAGTCCTGGGAGATGGAGCTCTCACACAAGACTCGCTTGAAGGACTTCAAGACAATCAACCCTGAGAAATTCAAGCTCTTTGTTAATG GAAGAGAGGGGTTATCAGGAGAAGAAACTCTAAGACTTGGGAGCTACAATGCGTTGTTGAAGAATTCACTGCCAAAGGAGTTTCAGTACTACAAAGCAGAGGAAGAGAGCTTTGAATCATCTCATGATGTATTTCGATCGGCTTTGCCTCGTGGGTTTGCATGGGAAGTACTTAGCGTTTATACTGGACCTCCTGAAATAGTTTTCAAGTTTAGGCACTGGGGTTTCTTCGAGGGACCCTTCAAAGGACATGCTCCTACTGGAGAGGTCGTTCAATTTTATGGATTGGCTACTCTCAAG GTTGATGAATCTCTAAGGGTAGAAGAGGTGGAGGTGTACTATGACCCAGCAGAGCTATTTGGAGGCCTTCTAAAGGGACAACCTGCAGCCACTGAAAGCTCCACTGCTACCCATAAATGCccattttccaaataa